From a region of the Balaenoptera ricei isolate mBalRic1 chromosome 11, mBalRic1.hap2, whole genome shotgun sequence genome:
- the LSMEM2 gene encoding leucine-rich single-pass membrane protein 2 isoform X4 produces the protein MPEEAQEDTVAPTRSRAPLAPNHVQEVRLHRVESISDLHSGGSLWPYLAEEAQPWDELLGILPPSMCAQTGCSPAHSRGSFLLLLALLVLTCLALAVLAVYLSVLQSESLRVLVHTLRTQEEMLLKLRLASLSQLRRLNSTEARAPS, from the exons ATGCCAGAGGAGGCCCAAGAAG ACACCGTGGCACCAACAAGGAGCAGGGCACCACTGGCTCCTAATCATGTGCAGGAGGTTCGCCTACACCGGGTGGAGTCCATCAGCGATCTGCACAGTGGAG GTTCACTGTGGCCCTACCTGGCCGAGGAGGCGCAGCCATGGGATGAGCTGCTGGGCATCCTGCCTCCATCGATGTGCGCCCAGACCGGCTGCAGCCCCGCGCACAGCCGCGGCagcttcctgctgctgctggcgcTGCTGGTGCTCACCTGCCTGGCACTGGCTGTCCTGGCCGTCTACCTGAGTG TGCTGCAGAGCGAATCCCTACGCGTGCTGGTGCACACACTGCGAACGCAGGAGGAAATGCTGCTCAAACTCCGGCTCGCCAGCCTCAGCCAGCTGCGGAGGCTCAACTCGACTGAGGCCCGAGCACCCAGTTGA
- the LSMEM2 gene encoding leucine-rich single-pass membrane protein 2 isoform X2 — protein MQEVWKLRGARAGTWEASDTVAPTRSRAPLAPNHVQEVRLHRVESISDLHSGGSLWPYLAEEAQPWDELLGILPPSMCAQTGCSPAHSRGSFLLLLALLVLTCLALAVLAVYLSVLQSESLRVLVHTLRTQEEMLLKLRLASLSQLRRLNSTEARAPS, from the exons ATGCAAGAAGTATGGAAGCTCAGAGGGGCCAGAGCAGGGACCTGGGAAGCTTCAG ACACCGTGGCACCAACAAGGAGCAGGGCACCACTGGCTCCTAATCATGTGCAGGAGGTTCGCCTACACCGGGTGGAGTCCATCAGCGATCTGCACAGTGGAG GTTCACTGTGGCCCTACCTGGCCGAGGAGGCGCAGCCATGGGATGAGCTGCTGGGCATCCTGCCTCCATCGATGTGCGCCCAGACCGGCTGCAGCCCCGCGCACAGCCGCGGCagcttcctgctgctgctggcgcTGCTGGTGCTCACCTGCCTGGCACTGGCTGTCCTGGCCGTCTACCTGAGTG TGCTGCAGAGCGAATCCCTACGCGTGCTGGTGCACACACTGCGAACGCAGGAGGAAATGCTGCTCAAACTCCGGCTCGCCAGCCTCAGCCAGCTGCGGAGGCTCAACTCGACTGAGGCCCGAGCACCCAGTTGA
- the LSMEM2 gene encoding leucine-rich single-pass membrane protein 2 isoform X1 encodes MPLLPLLSPCCRWTPSRREGMTRWLNQPHAAPADTVAPTRSRAPLAPNHVQEVRLHRVESISDLHSGGSLWPYLAEEAQPWDELLGILPPSMCAQTGCSPAHSRGSFLLLLALLVLTCLALAVLAVYLSVLQSESLRVLVHTLRTQEEMLLKLRLASLSQLRRLNSTEARAPS; translated from the exons ATGCCCCTTCTACCTCTTCTGAGCCCCTGCTGCCGCTGGACACCATCTAGAAGGGAGGGCATGACCCGCTGGCTGAATCAGCCCCACGCTGCCCCTGCAGACACCGTGGCACCAACAAGGAGCAGGGCACCACTGGCTCCTAATCATGTGCAGGAGGTTCGCCTACACCGGGTGGAGTCCATCAGCGATCTGCACAGTGGAG GTTCACTGTGGCCCTACCTGGCCGAGGAGGCGCAGCCATGGGATGAGCTGCTGGGCATCCTGCCTCCATCGATGTGCGCCCAGACCGGCTGCAGCCCCGCGCACAGCCGCGGCagcttcctgctgctgctggcgcTGCTGGTGCTCACCTGCCTGGCACTGGCTGTCCTGGCCGTCTACCTGAGTG TGCTGCAGAGCGAATCCCTACGCGTGCTGGTGCACACACTGCGAACGCAGGAGGAAATGCTGCTCAAACTCCGGCTCGCCAGCCTCAGCCAGCTGCGGAGGCTCAACTCGACTGAGGCCCGAGCACCCAGTTGA
- the LSMEM2 gene encoding leucine-rich single-pass membrane protein 2 isoform X3 yields MTRWLNQPHAAPADTVAPTRSRAPLAPNHVQEVRLHRVESISDLHSGGSLWPYLAEEAQPWDELLGILPPSMCAQTGCSPAHSRGSFLLLLALLVLTCLALAVLAVYLSVLQSESLRVLVHTLRTQEEMLLKLRLASLSQLRRLNSTEARAPS; encoded by the exons ATGACCCGCTGGCTGAATCAGCCCCACGCTGCCCCTGCAGACACCGTGGCACCAACAAGGAGCAGGGCACCACTGGCTCCTAATCATGTGCAGGAGGTTCGCCTACACCGGGTGGAGTCCATCAGCGATCTGCACAGTGGAG GTTCACTGTGGCCCTACCTGGCCGAGGAGGCGCAGCCATGGGATGAGCTGCTGGGCATCCTGCCTCCATCGATGTGCGCCCAGACCGGCTGCAGCCCCGCGCACAGCCGCGGCagcttcctgctgctgctggcgcTGCTGGTGCTCACCTGCCTGGCACTGGCTGTCCTGGCCGTCTACCTGAGTG TGCTGCAGAGCGAATCCCTACGCGTGCTGGTGCACACACTGCGAACGCAGGAGGAAATGCTGCTCAAACTCCGGCTCGCCAGCCTCAGCCAGCTGCGGAGGCTCAACTCGACTGAGGCCCGAGCACCCAGTTGA
- the IFRD2 gene encoding interferon-related developmental regulator 2 isoform X4, with protein MPRARKGSAPRRGGQRSGGGARSSTQADSGSSEDEAASEARSTTSECPSLLSTAAEESFGGDAVDEQGQQEDLEEKLKEYVDCLTDKSAKTRQGALESLRLALAAHLLSDFLLERRLTVADALEKCLKKGKGEEQVLAAAVLGLLCVQLGPGPKGEELFHSLQPLLVSVLSDSTASPAVRLHDLVSCLTCLEGVFSRSCGVGGSTAPVVPVSLQGLLCAALQAWALLLTICPSAHISRILDRQLPRLPQLLSSESVNLRMAAGETIALLFELTRDLEEDFVYEDMEALCSTLRTLATDSNKYRAKADRRRQRSTFRSVLHFVEGGECEEETVRFGLEVLYVDSWARRRVYAAFKDALGSGMHHHLQNNELLRDIFGLGPVLVLDATALKACKISRFEKHLYNAAAFKARTKARSRVRDKRADIL; from the exons GTGCCCGGAGCAGTACGCAAGCTGACTCAGGTTCCAGTGAGGATGAGGCAGCCAGCGAGGCCCGCAGCACCACCAGTGAATGTCCCAGCCTTCTTAGCACCGCAGCAGAGGAAAGCTTTG GGGGGGATGCCGTGGATGAGCAGGGCCAGCAGGAAGACCTTGAGGAGAAGTTGAAGGAATATGTGGACTGCCTCACAGACAAGAG TGCCAAGACCCGGCAGGGTGCTCTCGAGAGCCTGCGTCTGGCCCTAGCAGCGCACCTACTCTCCGACTTCTTGCTGGAGCGCCGCCTCACAGTGGCTGATGCCTTGGAAAAGTGCCTCAAGAAAG GGAAGGGCGAGGAACAGGTCCTTGCCGCTGCTGTGCTAGGCCTGCTGTGCGTTCAGCTGGGCCCTGGACCCAAGGGTGAGGAGTTATTCCACAGCCTGCAGCCCCTGCTGGTCTCTGTGCTCAGTGACAGCACAGCTAGCCCTGCTGTCCGGCTCCAC GACCTGGTCTCCTGCCTCACCTGCTTGGAAGGCGTTTTCAGCCGGTCCTGTGGTGTGGGTGGCTCCACAGCCCCTGTGGTCCCTGTCAGCCTGCAGGGCTTGCTCTGTGCTGCCCTGCAGGCCTGGGCCTTGCTACTCACCATCTGCCCCAGCGCCCATATCAGCCGCATCCTGGACAG GCAGCTGCCCCGGCTGCCCCAGCTCTTGTCCAGTGAAAGTGTGAACCTGCGGATGGCTGCCGGCGAGACCATCGCATTGCTCTTTGAGCTCACCCGGGACCTTGAG gaggaCTTTGTTTACGAGGACATGGAGGCCCTCTGCAGCACGCTGCGCACTCTGGCCACTGACAGCAACAAGTATCGGGCCAAGGCTGACCGCCGGCGCCAACGCTCTACCTTCCGGTCCGTGCTGCACTTTGTCGAG GGCGGCGAGTGTGAGGAGGAGACAGTCCGCTTCGGGCTCGAGGTGCTCTATGTGGACAGCTGGGCTCGGCGCCGGGTCTACGCTGCCTTCAAGGATGCGCTGGGTTCCGGCATGCACCACCACCTCCAG AACAACGAGCTACTCCGTGACATCTTTGGTCTGGGCCCTGTGCTGGTGCTGGATGCCACTGCCCTGAAGGCCTGCAAGATCTCACGTTTTGAGAAG CACCTGTACAACGCTGCTGCCTTCAAAGCCAGGACCAAGGCGCGCAGCCGTGTGCGGGACAAGCGGGCAGACATCCTGTGA
- the IFRD2 gene encoding interferon-related developmental regulator 2 isoform X3, with product MPRARKGSAPRRGGQRSGGGARSSTQADSGSSEDEAASEARSTTSECPSLLSTAAEESFGGDAVDEQGQQEDLEEKLKEYVDCLTDKSAKTRQGALESLRLALAAHLLSDFLLERRLTVADALEKCLKKGKGEEQVLAAAVLGLLCVQLGPGPKGEELFHSLQPLLVSVLSDSTASPAVRLHCASALGLGCYVAATDVQDLVSCLTCLEGVFSRSCGVGGSTAPVVPVSLQGLLCAALQAWALLLTICPSAHISRILDRQLPRLPQLLSSESVNLRMAAGETIALLFELTRDLEEDFVYEDMEALCSTLRTLATDSNKYRAKADRRRQRSTFRSVLHFVEGGECEEETVRFGLEVLYVDSWARRRVYAAFKDALGSGMHHHLQNNELLRDIFGLGPVLVLDATALKACKISRFEKHLYNAAAFKARTKARSRVRDKRADIL from the exons GTGCCCGGAGCAGTACGCAAGCTGACTCAGGTTCCAGTGAGGATGAGGCAGCCAGCGAGGCCCGCAGCACCACCAGTGAATGTCCCAGCCTTCTTAGCACCGCAGCAGAGGAAAGCTTTG GGGGGGATGCCGTGGATGAGCAGGGCCAGCAGGAAGACCTTGAGGAGAAGTTGAAGGAATATGTGGACTGCCTCACAGACAAGAG TGCCAAGACCCGGCAGGGTGCTCTCGAGAGCCTGCGTCTGGCCCTAGCAGCGCACCTACTCTCCGACTTCTTGCTGGAGCGCCGCCTCACAGTGGCTGATGCCTTGGAAAAGTGCCTCAAGAAAG GGAAGGGCGAGGAACAGGTCCTTGCCGCTGCTGTGCTAGGCCTGCTGTGCGTTCAGCTGGGCCCTGGACCCAAGGGTGAGGAGTTATTCCACAGCCTGCAGCCCCTGCTGGTCTCTGTGCTCAGTGACAGCACAGCTAGCCCTGCTGTCCGGCTCCAC TGCGCTTCTGCTCTTGGCCTGGGCTGCTACGTGGCTGCCACCGATGTCCAG GACCTGGTCTCCTGCCTCACCTGCTTGGAAGGCGTTTTCAGCCGGTCCTGTGGTGTGGGTGGCTCCACAGCCCCTGTGGTCCCTGTCAGCCTGCAGGGCTTGCTCTGTGCTGCCCTGCAGGCCTGGGCCTTGCTACTCACCATCTGCCCCAGCGCCCATATCAGCCGCATCCTGGACAG GCAGCTGCCCCGGCTGCCCCAGCTCTTGTCCAGTGAAAGTGTGAACCTGCGGATGGCTGCCGGCGAGACCATCGCATTGCTCTTTGAGCTCACCCGGGACCTTGAG gaggaCTTTGTTTACGAGGACATGGAGGCCCTCTGCAGCACGCTGCGCACTCTGGCCACTGACAGCAACAAGTATCGGGCCAAGGCTGACCGCCGGCGCCAACGCTCTACCTTCCGGTCCGTGCTGCACTTTGTCGAG GGCGGCGAGTGTGAGGAGGAGACAGTCCGCTTCGGGCTCGAGGTGCTCTATGTGGACAGCTGGGCTCGGCGCCGGGTCTACGCTGCCTTCAAGGATGCGCTGGGTTCCGGCATGCACCACCACCTCCAG AACAACGAGCTACTCCGTGACATCTTTGGTCTGGGCCCTGTGCTGGTGCTGGATGCCACTGCCCTGAAGGCCTGCAAGATCTCACGTTTTGAGAAG CACCTGTACAACGCTGCTGCCTTCAAAGCCAGGACCAAGGCGCGCAGCCGTGTGCGGGACAAGCGGGCAGACATCCTGTGA
- the IFRD2 gene encoding interferon-related developmental regulator 2 isoform X2 — MPRARKGSAPRRGGQRSGGGARSSTQADSGSSEDEAASEARSTTSECPSLLSTAAEESFGGDAVDEQGQQEDLEEKLKEYVDCLTDKSAKTRQGALESLRLALAAHLLSDFLLERRLTVADALEKCLKKGKGEEQVLAAAVLGLLCVQLGPGPKGEELFHSLQPLLVSVLSDSTASPAVRLHQCASALGLGCYVAATDVQDLVSCLTCLEGVFSRSCGVGGSTAPVVPVSLQGLLCAALQAWALLLTICPSAHISRILDRQLPRLPQLLSSESVNLRMAAGETIALLFELTRDLEEDFVYEDMEALCSTLRTLATDSNKYRAKADRRRQRSTFRSVLHFVEGGECEEETVRFGLEVLYVDSWARRRVYAAFKDALGSGMHHHLQNNELLRDIFGLGPVLVLDATALKACKISRFEKHLYNAAAFKARTKARSRVRDKRADIL, encoded by the exons GTGCCCGGAGCAGTACGCAAGCTGACTCAGGTTCCAGTGAGGATGAGGCAGCCAGCGAGGCCCGCAGCACCACCAGTGAATGTCCCAGCCTTCTTAGCACCGCAGCAGAGGAAAGCTTTG GGGGGGATGCCGTGGATGAGCAGGGCCAGCAGGAAGACCTTGAGGAGAAGTTGAAGGAATATGTGGACTGCCTCACAGACAAGAG TGCCAAGACCCGGCAGGGTGCTCTCGAGAGCCTGCGTCTGGCCCTAGCAGCGCACCTACTCTCCGACTTCTTGCTGGAGCGCCGCCTCACAGTGGCTGATGCCTTGGAAAAGTGCCTCAAGAAAG GGAAGGGCGAGGAACAGGTCCTTGCCGCTGCTGTGCTAGGCCTGCTGTGCGTTCAGCTGGGCCCTGGACCCAAGGGTGAGGAGTTATTCCACAGCCTGCAGCCCCTGCTGGTCTCTGTGCTCAGTGACAGCACAGCTAGCCCTGCTGTCCGGCTCCAC CAGTGCGCTTCTGCTCTTGGCCTGGGCTGCTACGTGGCTGCCACCGATGTCCAG GACCTGGTCTCCTGCCTCACCTGCTTGGAAGGCGTTTTCAGCCGGTCCTGTGGTGTGGGTGGCTCCACAGCCCCTGTGGTCCCTGTCAGCCTGCAGGGCTTGCTCTGTGCTGCCCTGCAGGCCTGGGCCTTGCTACTCACCATCTGCCCCAGCGCCCATATCAGCCGCATCCTGGACAG GCAGCTGCCCCGGCTGCCCCAGCTCTTGTCCAGTGAAAGTGTGAACCTGCGGATGGCTGCCGGCGAGACCATCGCATTGCTCTTTGAGCTCACCCGGGACCTTGAG gaggaCTTTGTTTACGAGGACATGGAGGCCCTCTGCAGCACGCTGCGCACTCTGGCCACTGACAGCAACAAGTATCGGGCCAAGGCTGACCGCCGGCGCCAACGCTCTACCTTCCGGTCCGTGCTGCACTTTGTCGAG GGCGGCGAGTGTGAGGAGGAGACAGTCCGCTTCGGGCTCGAGGTGCTCTATGTGGACAGCTGGGCTCGGCGCCGGGTCTACGCTGCCTTCAAGGATGCGCTGGGTTCCGGCATGCACCACCACCTCCAG AACAACGAGCTACTCCGTGACATCTTTGGTCTGGGCCCTGTGCTGGTGCTGGATGCCACTGCCCTGAAGGCCTGCAAGATCTCACGTTTTGAGAAG CACCTGTACAACGCTGCTGCCTTCAAAGCCAGGACCAAGGCGCGCAGCCGTGTGCGGGACAAGCGGGCAGACATCCTGTGA
- the IFRD2 gene encoding interferon-related developmental regulator 2 isoform X1: MPRARKGSAPRRGGQRSGGGARSSTQADSGSSEDEAASEARSTTSECPSLLSTAAEESFGGDAVDEQGQQEDLEEKLKEYVDCLTDKSAKTRQGALESLRLALAAHLLSDFLLERRLTVADALEKCLKKGKGEEQVLAAAVLGLLCVQLGPGPKGEELFHSLQPLLVSVLSDSTASPAVRLHVSVPCPVTPFLHLIPKQRHGFHLPPGSPAPRVSPVAGNPGSPSDHGLALPSSQQCASALGLGCYVAATDVQDLVSCLTCLEGVFSRSCGVGGSTAPVVPVSLQGLLCAALQAWALLLTICPSAHISRILDRQLPRLPQLLSSESVNLRMAAGETIALLFELTRDLEEDFVYEDMEALCSTLRTLATDSNKYRAKADRRRQRSTFRSVLHFVEGGECEEETVRFGLEVLYVDSWARRRVYAAFKDALGSGMHHHLQNNELLRDIFGLGPVLVLDATALKACKISRFEKHLYNAAAFKARTKARSRVRDKRADIL, from the exons GTGCCCGGAGCAGTACGCAAGCTGACTCAGGTTCCAGTGAGGATGAGGCAGCCAGCGAGGCCCGCAGCACCACCAGTGAATGTCCCAGCCTTCTTAGCACCGCAGCAGAGGAAAGCTTTG GGGGGGATGCCGTGGATGAGCAGGGCCAGCAGGAAGACCTTGAGGAGAAGTTGAAGGAATATGTGGACTGCCTCACAGACAAGAG TGCCAAGACCCGGCAGGGTGCTCTCGAGAGCCTGCGTCTGGCCCTAGCAGCGCACCTACTCTCCGACTTCTTGCTGGAGCGCCGCCTCACAGTGGCTGATGCCTTGGAAAAGTGCCTCAAGAAAG GGAAGGGCGAGGAACAGGTCCTTGCCGCTGCTGTGCTAGGCCTGCTGTGCGTTCAGCTGGGCCCTGGACCCAAGGGTGAGGAGTTATTCCACAGCCTGCAGCCCCTGCTGGTCTCTGTGCTCAGTGACAGCACAGCTAGCCCTGCTGTCCGGCTCCACGTGAGTGTTCCTTGCCCTGTGACACCCTTCCTTCACCTAATCCCTAAGCAGAGACATGGGTTCCACCTGCCTCCAGGCTCCCCTGCTCCGAGGGTGAGCCCCGTGGCTGGGAACCCAGGCTCACCCTCTGACCACGGCCTGGCTTTGCCCTCCTCCCAGCAGTGCGCTTCTGCTCTTGGCCTGGGCTGCTACGTGGCTGCCACCGATGTCCAG GACCTGGTCTCCTGCCTCACCTGCTTGGAAGGCGTTTTCAGCCGGTCCTGTGGTGTGGGTGGCTCCACAGCCCCTGTGGTCCCTGTCAGCCTGCAGGGCTTGCTCTGTGCTGCCCTGCAGGCCTGGGCCTTGCTACTCACCATCTGCCCCAGCGCCCATATCAGCCGCATCCTGGACAG GCAGCTGCCCCGGCTGCCCCAGCTCTTGTCCAGTGAAAGTGTGAACCTGCGGATGGCTGCCGGCGAGACCATCGCATTGCTCTTTGAGCTCACCCGGGACCTTGAG gaggaCTTTGTTTACGAGGACATGGAGGCCCTCTGCAGCACGCTGCGCACTCTGGCCACTGACAGCAACAAGTATCGGGCCAAGGCTGACCGCCGGCGCCAACGCTCTACCTTCCGGTCCGTGCTGCACTTTGTCGAG GGCGGCGAGTGTGAGGAGGAGACAGTCCGCTTCGGGCTCGAGGTGCTCTATGTGGACAGCTGGGCTCGGCGCCGGGTCTACGCTGCCTTCAAGGATGCGCTGGGTTCCGGCATGCACCACCACCTCCAG AACAACGAGCTACTCCGTGACATCTTTGGTCTGGGCCCTGTGCTGGTGCTGGATGCCACTGCCCTGAAGGCCTGCAAGATCTCACGTTTTGAGAAG CACCTGTACAACGCTGCTGCCTTCAAAGCCAGGACCAAGGCGCGCAGCCGTGTGCGGGACAAGCGGGCAGACATCCTGTGA
- the IFRD2 gene encoding interferon-related developmental regulator 2 isoform X5 — MPRARKGSAPRRGGQRSGGGARSSTQADSGSSEDEAASEARSTTSECPSLLSTAAEESFGGDAVDEQGQQEDLEEKLKEYVDCLTDKSAKTRQGALESLRLALAAHLLSDFLLERRLTVADALEKCLKKGKGEEQVLAAAVLGLLCVQLGPGPKGEELFHSLQPLLVSVLSDSTASPAVRLHQCASALGLGCYVAATDVQDLVSCLTCLEGVFSRSCGVGGSTAPVVPVSLQGLLCAALQAWALLLTICPSAHISRILDRRTLFTRTWRPSAARCALWPLTATSIGPRLTAGANALPSGPCCTLSRAASVRRRQSASGSRCSMWTAGLGAGSTLPSRMRWVPACTTTSRTTSYSVTSLVWALCWCWMPLP, encoded by the exons GTGCCCGGAGCAGTACGCAAGCTGACTCAGGTTCCAGTGAGGATGAGGCAGCCAGCGAGGCCCGCAGCACCACCAGTGAATGTCCCAGCCTTCTTAGCACCGCAGCAGAGGAAAGCTTTG GGGGGGATGCCGTGGATGAGCAGGGCCAGCAGGAAGACCTTGAGGAGAAGTTGAAGGAATATGTGGACTGCCTCACAGACAAGAG TGCCAAGACCCGGCAGGGTGCTCTCGAGAGCCTGCGTCTGGCCCTAGCAGCGCACCTACTCTCCGACTTCTTGCTGGAGCGCCGCCTCACAGTGGCTGATGCCTTGGAAAAGTGCCTCAAGAAAG GGAAGGGCGAGGAACAGGTCCTTGCCGCTGCTGTGCTAGGCCTGCTGTGCGTTCAGCTGGGCCCTGGACCCAAGGGTGAGGAGTTATTCCACAGCCTGCAGCCCCTGCTGGTCTCTGTGCTCAGTGACAGCACAGCTAGCCCTGCTGTCCGGCTCCAC CAGTGCGCTTCTGCTCTTGGCCTGGGCTGCTACGTGGCTGCCACCGATGTCCAG GACCTGGTCTCCTGCCTCACCTGCTTGGAAGGCGTTTTCAGCCGGTCCTGTGGTGTGGGTGGCTCCACAGCCCCTGTGGTCCCTGTCAGCCTGCAGGGCTTGCTCTGTGCTGCCCTGCAGGCCTGGGCCTTGCTACTCACCATCTGCCCCAGCGCCCATATCAGCCGCATCCTGGACAG gaggaCTTTGTTTACGAGGACATGGAGGCCCTCTGCAGCACGCTGCGCACTCTGGCCACTGACAGCAACAAGTATCGGGCCAAGGCTGACCGCCGGCGCCAACGCTCTACCTTCCGGTCCGTGCTGCACTTTGTCGAG GGCGGCGAGTGTGAGGAGGAGACAGTCCGCTTCGGGCTCGAGGTGCTCTATGTGGACAGCTGGGCTCGGCGCCGGGTCTACGCTGCCTTCAAGGATGCGCTGGGTTCCGGCATGCACCACCACCTCCAG AACAACGAGCTACTCCGTGACATCTTTGGTCTGGGCCCTGTGCTGGTGCTGGATGCCACTGCCCTGA